A portion of the Lolium rigidum isolate FL_2022 chromosome 1, APGP_CSIRO_Lrig_0.1, whole genome shotgun sequence genome contains these proteins:
- the LOC124683570 gene encoding glucan endo-1,3-beta-glucosidase 14-like, with protein sequence MAPLATSARSRTLLLSALLCMLLFSEVCVLQCGAAIGINYGQVGNNLPTPAQAVSLLSSLRVGKVRIYDVNPQVMAAFGGTGIELIVTVPNDLVQPMAASAGQAAQWVAANIRPYFPATRVTGVAVGNEVFTDDDEALKASLVPAMRNLHAALAQLGMDGYVHVSTASSLGVLANSYPPSQGAFTPECAALMLPFLRFLAETNAPFWINAYPYFAYKGDPANVSLSYALSDPYHVGAVDPYTHLQYTSMLYAQVDAVSFAAARLGYGGIPVYVSETGWPSKGDADEVGATVENARAYNRNLLVRQVGNEGTPLRPRQRIEVYLFALFNENMKPGPTSERNYGLYQPDGRMVYNVGLTQQQTTSATALSLAASSAPPSTKDVRKDFTSMFLFTALAILLTSQAFLLG encoded by the exons ATGGCGCCGCTTGCGACGTCTGCGAGGTCGAGGACACTGCTGCTCTCTGCCCTCCTCTGCATGCTCCTCTTCTCAG AGGTCTGCGTGCTGCAATGCGGCGCGGCGATCGGCATCAACTACGGGCAGGTGGGCAACAACCTGCCGACGCCGGCGCAGGCGGTGTCGCTCCTGTCGTCGCTGCGCGTGGGCAAGGTGCGCATCTACGACGTGAACCCGCAGGTGATGGCGGCGTTCGGCGGCACGGGCATCGAGCTCATCGTCACGGTGCCCAACGACCTGGTGCAGCCCATGGCGGCCAGCGCGGGGCAGGCGGCGCAGTGGGTGGCCGCCAACATCCGGCCCTACTTCCCGGCGACGCGCGTCACGGGCGTCGCCGTGGGCAACGAGgtgttcaccgacgacgacgaggcgctcaagGCCAGCCTCGTCCCGGCCATGCGCAACCTGCACGCCGCgctggcgcagctgggcatggaCGGCTACGTGCACGTCTCCACCGCCAGCTCCCTCGGCGTGCTCGCAAACTCCTACCCGCCGTCGCAGGGCGCCTTCACGCCGGAGTGCGCCGCGCTCATGCTCCCcttcctccgcttcctcgccgagacCAACGCCCCATTCTGGATCAACGCTTACCCCTACTTCGCCTACAAGGGCGACCCCGCAAA CGTGTCCCTGTCCTACGCGCTGTCGGACCCGTACCACGTCGGCGCGGTGGACCCCTACACGCACCTGCAGTACACGAGCATGCTGTACGCACAGGTGGACGCGGTGAGCTTCGCGGCGGCGCGCCTCGGCTACGGCGGCATCCCGGTGTACGTGTCGGAGACGGGGTGGCCGTCCAAGGGCGACGCCGACGAGGTGGGCGCCACCGTCGAGAACGCCCGCGCCTACAACCGCAACCTGCTGGTGCGGCAGGTCGGCAACGAGGGCACGCCGCTCCGCCCGCGCCAGCGGATCGAGGTCTACCTCTTCGCGCTCTTCAACGAGAACATGAAGCCCGGGCCAACCTCCGAGAGGAACTACGGACTCTACCAGCCCGACGGCCGGATGGTATACAACGTCGGCCTCACGCAGCAGCAGACCACGTCGGCGACGGCTCTCTCCCTCGCagcctcctccgcgccgccgtccACCAAG GATGTTAGGAAAGACTTCACCAGCATGTTCCTCTTCACAGCTCTGGCCATCCTTCTTACCTCGCAGGCTTTCTTACTAGGGTGA